One Anaerobacillus alkaliphilus DNA window includes the following coding sequences:
- a CDS encoding rod shape-determining protein: MFGGFSKDLGIDLGTANTLVYVKGKGIIVREPSVVAIRTDTGTIEAVGNDAKNMIGRTPGNIVAVRPMKDGVIADFDTTATMMKYFIRQAQRNRSIFTRKPNVMVCVPSGITAVEKRAVEDATKQAGAREAYTIEEPFAAAIGADLPVWEPTGSMVVDIGGGTTEVAIISLGGIVTSQSIRVAGDEMDDAIIQYIKKTYNLMIGERTAEAVKFEIGSAGIPEGIDDMEIRGRDLVTGLPKTITITAREIAEALEDTVSTIIEAVKNTLEKSPPELAADIMDRGIVLTGGGGLLRNLDRVLSDQTHMPVLVAENPLDCVAIGTGRALENLHLFRSKAGITVRSNRK, translated from the coding sequence ATGTTTGGTGGTTTTTCAAAAGATTTAGGAATAGATTTAGGCACAGCTAATACGCTAGTGTATGTGAAGGGAAAAGGAATTATCGTTCGTGAACCTTCTGTAGTAGCGATTAGAACAGATACAGGAACAATTGAAGCAGTAGGAAATGACGCGAAAAACATGATCGGTCGTACACCAGGGAATATTGTGGCGGTTCGTCCAATGAAAGATGGTGTTATTGCTGATTTTGATACGACAGCAACAATGATGAAGTACTTCATCAGACAGGCTCAACGTAACCGTTCAATTTTTACCCGTAAACCGAATGTAATGGTTTGTGTTCCATCTGGGATTACAGCGGTTGAGAAGAGAGCAGTTGAAGACGCTACGAAGCAAGCAGGAGCGAGAGAGGCATATACGATTGAGGAGCCTTTTGCAGCAGCTATTGGCGCAGATTTACCTGTGTGGGAACCAACTGGAAGTATGGTAGTTGATATCGGTGGTGGTACGACAGAAGTAGCAATTATCTCACTTGGAGGTATTGTTACAAGTCAATCCATCCGTGTTGCTGGTGATGAAATGGATGATGCAATTATTCAGTACATTAAGAAGACCTATAATCTAATGATCGGTGAGCGGACAGCAGAAGCAGTTAAGTTTGAAATTGGTTCGGCTGGTATTCCTGAAGGTATCGATGATATGGAAATTCGCGGTCGTGATTTAGTAACAGGTCTACCAAAGACAATTACGATTACTGCACGTGAAATTGCTGAAGCATTAGAAGATACAGTAAGTACGATTATTGAAGCGGTGAAGAATACGTTGGAGAAGTCTCCACCTGAACTAGCTGCTGATATTATGGATCGTGGAATTGTGCTAACAGGTGGTGGTGGGTTATTACGTAACCTTGACCGTGTCTTAAGTGATCAGACGCATATGCCTGTGTTAGTTGCTGAAAATCCATTAGATTGTGTTGCTATTGGAACAGGAAGGGCATTAGAAAACCTTCATTTATTCCGTTCTAAGGCAGGAATTACCGTTCGTTCAAATCGTAAGTAA
- the radC gene encoding RadC family protein, giving the protein MGVKPLMIRDVPTEERPREKMLKEGVHVLTNQELIAIILGTGTREESVLQLAQRILYDFQGLRFLRESSVDELTKIKGIGNSKAVQLLAALELGSRVHKFQQEDRIIIRSPEDVSRFMMEDMRFLTQEHFVALYLNTKNHVIHKKTIFIGSLNASIVHPREVFKEAFRHSAASIICLHNHPSGDPAPSKEDIEVTKRLVETGKVIGIEMLDHIIIGDRKFVSLKEKGYV; this is encoded by the coding sequence ATGGGAGTAAAGCCACTTATGATTCGTGACGTTCCAACAGAAGAAAGGCCAAGGGAAAAGATGTTAAAAGAAGGGGTACACGTACTAACAAATCAAGAGCTAATTGCGATCATCTTAGGTACTGGGACTAGGGAAGAGTCAGTATTGCAGTTGGCACAACGAATTTTATATGACTTTCAAGGCCTAAGGTTCTTGAGAGAGTCCTCAGTTGATGAACTGACCAAGATTAAAGGAATCGGGAATTCCAAAGCTGTTCAATTACTGGCTGCTCTAGAACTTGGAAGTAGGGTCCATAAATTTCAACAAGAGGATCGTATTATTATTCGTTCTCCCGAAGACGTATCACGCTTTATGATGGAGGATATGCGTTTTTTAACGCAAGAGCATTTTGTAGCCCTCTATCTAAATACAAAAAATCACGTCATTCACAAGAAGACAATTTTTATCGGGAGCTTAAATGCATCTATCGTTCATCCAAGAGAGGTTTTTAAAGAAGCGTTTCGACATTCTGCAGCATCCATCATTTGTTTGCATAATCATCCTAGTGGTGACCCAGCACCGAGTAAAGAGGACATAGAAGTCACAAAACGCTTAGTTGAAACAGGAAAAGTCATCGGGATAGAAATGCTGGACCATATCATTATCGGGGACAGAAAATTTGTTAGCTTGAAGGAAAAAGGCTACGTATAA
- a CDS encoding Maf family protein, with the protein MKKLILASGSPRRKQLLEQGQLQFSISTSTVDETITEPLNPEEVVEQLSLRKAQDVFSRFDDSIIIGADTIVSINGTILGKPKDEEEAFQMLQQLSGNEHDVYTGVAILSKEKTIVFHERTIVSFWELTTAEIEDYISSGEPFDKAGSYGIQGLGALFVKKINGDYFNVVGLPLARTVRELQNFQNSIS; encoded by the coding sequence GTGAAAAAACTCATTTTAGCCTCAGGCTCACCTCGCCGCAAACAACTGCTAGAACAAGGGCAGTTACAATTCTCTATTTCCACAAGCACTGTTGACGAAACCATCACTGAACCACTAAATCCAGAAGAAGTAGTAGAGCAACTATCGTTAAGAAAAGCTCAAGATGTATTTAGCCGTTTTGACGATTCAATAATTATTGGAGCAGATACAATTGTTTCTATAAATGGAACTATTTTAGGGAAGCCTAAGGACGAAGAAGAGGCTTTTCAAATGCTACAACAATTATCTGGGAATGAACATGACGTCTACACAGGTGTAGCTATTCTTTCAAAGGAAAAAACAATCGTATTCCATGAACGAACGATTGTATCCTTTTGGGAACTTACTACTGCAGAAATTGAAGACTATATTTCAAGTGGCGAGCCTTTTGATAAGGCTGGTTCCTATGGGATTCAAGGATTAGGTGCGTTATTTGTAAAAAAAATAAATGGTGATTACTTCAACGTTGTAGGCTTACCGTTAGCGAGGACAGTGAGAGAGTTACAAAACTTTCAAAATTCAATTTCGTGA
- the aspA gene encoding aspartate ammonia-lyase, giving the protein MSDVRIERDLMGEKEIPKTAYYGIQTARAIENFPITGIPPHRELIRAFAYVKKAAAMANSDVGVLNKKIAEAIVQASDEIIEGKLVDQFVVDSIQGGAGTSFNMNANEVIANRAIEIMGGEKGNYMLISPNTHVNMAQSTNDAFPTAIHIASLHLAKGLLSSLEQLISAMQGKAKEFDQVIKMGRTHLQDAVPIRLGQEFGAYTRVLSRDLQRIKNSVDHLYEINMGATAVGTGLNALPEYITLVVKYIAEHTGMPFTNAEDLVDATQNTDAYTELSSALKILAINLSKIANDLRLMSSGPLTGINEINLPPRQAGSSIMPGKVNPVMAEVINQISFQVIGNDHTISLASEAGQLELNVMEPVLVFNLLQSLTILQNGLNVFREYCIEGITANIERCREMVENSVGIITAINPHVGYEVAARVAKEAIQTKRPVREICIEKGILSEEELNVILDANEMTAPGIAGANLLFRK; this is encoded by the coding sequence ATGTCAGATGTTCGAATTGAACGAGACTTAATGGGAGAAAAGGAAATACCAAAAACTGCTTACTACGGAATTCAAACGGCTCGTGCCATTGAAAATTTCCCAATAACAGGGATACCACCGCACCGTGAATTAATTCGCGCATTTGCTTACGTAAAAAAAGCTGCAGCAATGGCAAACAGTGATGTTGGTGTCTTAAATAAAAAGATCGCTGAAGCAATCGTACAAGCTAGTGATGAAATTATCGAGGGAAAACTTGTAGATCAATTTGTTGTTGATTCTATTCAAGGTGGGGCTGGAACATCATTTAATATGAATGCAAATGAAGTAATTGCCAATAGGGCAATTGAAATTATGGGTGGAGAAAAAGGGAATTATATGTTAATTAGTCCAAATACCCATGTCAATATGGCTCAATCAACGAATGATGCATTCCCGACGGCAATACATATTGCTTCACTACATCTAGCAAAAGGTTTACTTAGTTCGTTAGAACAGTTGATTTCGGCAATGCAAGGAAAAGCGAAGGAATTCGATCAAGTGATAAAAATGGGCAGAACTCACTTGCAGGATGCCGTTCCAATTCGTCTCGGACAGGAATTTGGAGCATATACGAGAGTTCTTTCTAGAGATTTACAACGGATTAAAAATTCTGTTGATCATTTATATGAGATTAACATGGGAGCAACAGCTGTCGGAACAGGGTTAAATGCATTACCAGAGTATATAACGCTTGTTGTGAAGTATATTGCAGAGCATACCGGAATGCCATTTACAAATGCTGAGGACTTGGTTGATGCTACGCAAAATACCGATGCATATACAGAACTATCAAGTGCGTTAAAAATTTTAGCAATTAATTTATCGAAGATTGCTAATGATTTACGTCTCATGAGCTCAGGTCCATTGACTGGTATAAATGAGATTAATTTACCTCCTAGACAGGCTGGTTCTTCGATTATGCCAGGAAAGGTTAATCCAGTTATGGCAGAGGTAATTAACCAAATTTCGTTCCAAGTGATAGGAAACGACCATACAATATCTCTAGCATCAGAAGCGGGACAGCTGGAATTAAACGTGATGGAGCCAGTTCTTGTTTTTAATTTATTGCAATCATTAACAATCCTTCAAAATGGTTTGAACGTATTTAGAGAATATTGTATTGAGGGTATAACTGCAAACATTGAGCGTTGCCGCGAAATGGTTGAGAACAGTGTCGGAATTATTACAGCAATTAATCCACATGTCGGATATGAAGTAGCGGCAAGGGTAGCCAAAGAAGCCATCCAAACAAAACGGCCAGTTCGTGAAATTTGTATAGAAAAAGGAATTCTATCAGAAGAAGAATTAAACGTTATTCTTGATGCCAATGAAATGACTGCACCAGGGATAGCTGGAGCAAATTTATTATTTAGAAAGTAA
- a CDS encoding type II secretion system protein — protein sequence MKQTNNKGMTLIELLVVVVILGILATIAVIGFGTIIEQSKDRAFVANAYTFKEAAEKYYLSSGSFTTEINSDPFTYELLVGSGFLELFKDPYTNNMMPLNGFDSQVSIVRENGNLTYYICYIGETRKLCENDGTGIQFENISTDKIKSNSN from the coding sequence GTGAAACAGACGAATAATAAAGGGATGACCTTAATTGAGCTATTGGTTGTCGTCGTAATCTTAGGTATTCTTGCTACAATAGCAGTCATTGGCTTTGGAACAATTATTGAACAGTCAAAGGATCGGGCATTCGTTGCCAATGCCTATACATTTAAAGAAGCAGCGGAGAAATATTATTTATCATCAGGTAGTTTTACAACTGAAATAAATTCTGATCCCTTTACCTATGAATTACTAGTAGGTTCTGGATTTTTGGAGCTGTTTAAAGATCCATATACAAACAATATGATGCCTTTAAATGGTTTTGACTCGCAAGTTAGTATTGTAAGGGAAAACGGTAACCTAACATACTATATTTGCTACATAGGTGAAACTCGTAAACTTTGTGAAAATGATGGTACTGGTATTCAATTTGAAAATATCAGTACGGATAAAATCAAATCAAATTCAAATTAG
- the pilM gene encoding type IV pilus biogenesis protein PilM, with amino-acid sequence MAFLFGKKPPVNIIIKDHVIRYVDSKANNLQSIKEFGERYLPAGLIRDGKIVNRDSLINILEECVENWGLKKRNVNFLVPDSTVLFRKVSIPKDVADDEIKGYLFFEIGTSIHLPFEDPIFDYHILGEIEDKKEILLFASPEKTVLEYEQLLETVQLKPVVADLSSLASYRLYHYLDLSKPNEHLLLLQVSINSINLSIFHQHKPVFMRHLNIVDLDNLWSEKLDDNGDLAIYCQNVEKMTGNLQDNFLEIERVINFYKFSINQGNAEVTKILVTGDHPYLDYIKEKLAEMTSINIISLTDDEFKLTKGESIPYRYHLPLGLLLKEV; translated from the coding sequence ATGGCATTTCTTTTTGGTAAGAAACCACCAGTAAATATCATCATAAAGGATCATGTGATTCGTTACGTTGATAGTAAAGCGAACAATCTTCAGTCTATTAAGGAGTTTGGTGAAAGATACCTTCCTGCTGGGCTTATTCGTGATGGAAAGATTGTCAATAGAGACAGTTTAATCAATATCTTAGAGGAATGCGTTGAAAACTGGGGTCTCAAGAAACGCAACGTTAATTTTCTTGTACCTGATTCGACCGTTCTGTTTCGCAAGGTTTCTATCCCTAAAGACGTTGCTGATGATGAAATAAAAGGCTATCTATTTTTTGAAATTGGCACATCCATTCATTTGCCATTTGAGGATCCAATCTTTGACTATCACATACTTGGTGAAATAGAGGATAAAAAAGAGATATTACTTTTTGCTTCGCCCGAAAAAACGGTACTAGAATATGAGCAGTTGTTAGAGACAGTCCAGTTAAAACCAGTAGTTGCTGATTTATCTTCGTTGGCCTCTTATCGGCTGTATCATTATTTAGACCTATCTAAACCTAATGAACACCTTTTATTGCTGCAAGTTTCTATTAACTCTATTAATCTCAGCATTTTTCATCAGCATAAACCGGTGTTTATGAGGCATTTAAACATCGTTGATCTTGACAATTTGTGGTCAGAGAAATTAGACGATAATGGAGATCTAGCGATTTATTGTCAAAACGTCGAGAAGATGACTGGCAATTTGCAAGACAACTTCTTAGAGATAGAACGTGTCATCAACTTTTATAAATTTTCGATAAATCAAGGTAATGCTGAAGTAACGAAAATTTTAGTTACTGGTGATCACCCTTATTTAGATTATATTAAAGAGAAGCTAGCAGAAATGACCAGTATAAACATCATTTCTTTAACGGATGATGAGTTTAAATTAACAAAAGGTGAAAGCATTCCTTATCGTTACCATTTACCACTTGGCTTGCTTTTAAAAGAGGTGTAA
- a CDS encoding prepilin peptidase translates to MEIILHIYLFLLGLILGSFYNVVGLRIPKGQSILKPPSHCPSCNERLRFIDLFPVFSYLAFRGKCRHCKTRISPIYPVFELTTGILFAISPIFVGWSFELLIALLLISLLIIIFVSDLHYMIIPDRVLLFFLPLFILGRVLGPMDPWWSPIAGAFVGFFLLYAIAVVSKGGMGGGDIKLFGVLGIALGLQATLLTLFFAAFLGSIVGLVGILLKKVKRGKPIPFGPFIAVGALIAYFFGQEVIGWYLTLLTFS, encoded by the coding sequence ATGGAAATCATACTCCACATCTACCTTTTCCTCCTAGGTCTCATCCTAGGGTCATTTTACAACGTAGTTGGATTACGAATACCTAAAGGTCAGTCAATATTGAAACCGCCGTCTCATTGCCCTTCGTGCAATGAGCGGCTTCGTTTTATCGACCTTTTTCCAGTATTCTCATATCTAGCTTTTCGTGGCAAATGTCGTCATTGTAAAACGAGGATATCACCAATTTATCCTGTTTTTGAATTAACGACAGGTATATTGTTTGCAATCTCGCCAATCTTTGTTGGCTGGTCATTCGAATTACTTATCGCACTTTTACTTATTTCATTATTAATTATCATCTTTGTTTCTGATCTTCATTATATGATTATTCCAGACCGTGTCCTGTTATTTTTCCTGCCTTTATTCATTTTAGGCAGAGTACTTGGGCCAATGGATCCGTGGTGGAGTCCAATTGCCGGTGCTTTCGTTGGCTTTTTCCTTCTCTACGCCATCGCTGTTGTTTCGAAAGGTGGCATGGGCGGGGGAGATATCAAGTTGTTTGGAGTGCTTGGAATTGCTTTAGGTCTTCAAGCAACACTCTTGACCTTGTTTTTTGCAGCCTTTTTAGGTTCAATTGTTGGTTTAGTTGGTATCCTTTTGAAAAAAGTAAAAAGAGGGAAACCAATTCCTTTTGGTCCATTTATTGCTGTTGGGGCTCTTATAGCTTATTTTTTTGGACAGGAAGTTATTGGCTGGTATCTTACACTATTAACCTTTTCATAA
- a CDS encoding type II secretion system protein has translation MLKRLKDQRGLTLIELLVVVVILGIIAAIAVPSVGGLIDNSKKDAHVANATQMISAAKLAMTSEKALQTQANHTDGLKISLRYLVKQGYIELPKDPDNGTYSMMADATDAKTLYGTSANDRGASYVVVTRNTTTNQYEYTVRLFNGTRGVRDGDNPVAEASLDRTQVK, from the coding sequence ATGTTAAAAAGATTAAAAGATCAACGTGGTTTAACATTAATTGAGTTACTAGTAGTAGTAGTTATTTTAGGAATTATCGCTGCAATTGCAGTACCAAGTGTTGGGGGATTGATTGATAATAGTAAGAAGGATGCGCATGTGGCAAATGCTACGCAAATGATAAGTGCTGCCAAGTTGGCGATGACATCAGAGAAAGCATTGCAAACTCAAGCAAATCATACAGATGGATTAAAAATATCTCTTAGATATCTTGTTAAGCAAGGTTACATTGAATTACCAAAAGATCCTGATAACGGAACGTATTCAATGATGGCAGATGCAACAGATGCTAAAACCTTATACGGAACAAGCGCAAATGACCGAGGAGCTTCTTACGTTGTGGTTACTAGAAATACTACTACTAATCAGTATGAATACACAGTTAGATTATTTAATGGTACTCGAGGAGTTAGAGATGGTGATAATCCAGTTGCAGAGGCTAGCTTAGATAGAACACAAGTAAAATAG
- a CDS encoding type II secretion system F family protein: MAQFQFEGRTRSGKKQTGMINGNTKRDVIAKLRERGVAVTQISEVKESVFRKDIVIGNPVKYQDFVIYLRQFSTLLKAGVTLVDATNILSKQTESKYLRKALAEVEEDIRAGNPFSDSAAKHKKIFPPMFINMMRAGEASGTIDEALERLADHFEKQYQTRQKVFSAMAYPTVIGFIAIFVVIFLLTTVVPTFANMLLSFGGELPAITVFVLSASEFVQSSWWLFIILAIGLYVAFLVVKSKPTSKYYLDFAILRLPIFGKMLQKAALARMARTLSSLFSSSVPILQAIAIVEKVVENEVIARTLQKSRRSLEAGLPLTEPMRDHWVFPPLVVQMIAIGEETGSLDQMLSKVADFYETEVENATDRLKSLIEPLMIVFLAAIVGTIVIAIMVPMFQIYSEI; the protein is encoded by the coding sequence ATGGCACAATTTCAATTTGAAGGTCGTACTCGTTCTGGAAAAAAGCAAACAGGAATGATTAATGGCAACACGAAGCGAGATGTAATAGCAAAATTACGAGAACGTGGTGTTGCAGTCACTCAAATTTCGGAAGTAAAGGAATCGGTCTTCCGGAAAGATATAGTCATCGGAAACCCTGTTAAATACCAAGATTTTGTCATTTATTTGCGACAGTTTTCAACCCTGTTAAAAGCAGGTGTCACCTTAGTTGATGCAACGAATATTTTGTCTAAGCAAACGGAGAGTAAATACCTAAGGAAAGCACTTGCAGAAGTTGAGGAAGATATTCGCGCTGGAAATCCATTTTCAGATAGTGCGGCAAAGCATAAAAAGATCTTTCCGCCGATGTTTATTAATATGATGCGCGCTGGAGAAGCAAGTGGAACGATTGATGAAGCATTAGAACGTCTTGCTGATCACTTTGAAAAGCAGTACCAAACAAGGCAAAAGGTATTCTCTGCGATGGCATATCCGACAGTTATTGGGTTCATAGCGATATTTGTTGTGATCTTTCTCTTAACAACGGTTGTACCAACGTTCGCTAATATGTTGCTTAGCTTTGGTGGTGAATTACCTGCAATTACTGTATTTGTCTTAAGTGCAAGTGAGTTTGTTCAATCGTCTTGGTGGCTGTTTATTATCCTAGCAATCGGGCTCTATGTAGCCTTCCTAGTAGTCAAAAGCAAACCAACTAGTAAATACTATTTAGATTTTGCAATTCTTAGACTGCCAATCTTCGGAAAAATGCTACAAAAGGCAGCACTGGCCCGAATGGCACGAACATTAAGTTCATTATTTTCAAGTTCTGTACCAATTTTACAAGCAATTGCGATTGTCGAGAAAGTCGTCGAAAATGAAGTGATTGCAAGAACATTGCAAAAATCACGAAGATCATTAGAGGCCGGTTTGCCATTAACTGAGCCGATGCGAGATCATTGGGTGTTTCCACCTTTAGTTGTTCAGATGATTGCGATTGGCGAAGAAACAGGTTCTCTAGATCAAATGTTATCAAAAGTCGCCGATTTTTATGAAACAGAAGTAGAAAATGCCACTGATCGGTTAAAGTCTTTAATCGAGCCATTAATGATTGTGTTCTTAGCGGCCATCGTTGGTACAATCGTTATTGCGATCATGGTACCGATGTTTCAAATCTATTCCGAAATTTAG
- a CDS encoding type IV pilus twitching motility protein PilT, with product MKERIELLMKAAFELKASDLHLTVGVPPIMRINGDLKQYGKEVLKPNDTEEMAMALLSNQLKDTFKDRGEIDFSYGIPNVSRFRINAYHQRSCVSLAIRIIPTKIPSLEELNMPEILKKVATIPQGLILVTGPTGSGKSTTLAAIIDYLNHTSRKHIMTLEDPIEYLHKHHYCIINQREVGFDTNNFANALRAALRQDPDVILVGEMRDLETISTAITAAETGHLVLGTLHTTDAPATIDRVIDVFPPSQQPQIRIQLASVLKAIVSQRLFPTIDKTGRCAATEILINNSAIANLIRNEKIHQIHNIMQTSKANGMHTLEMSIKSLIQQELISKEVAAPYLVEREQ from the coding sequence ATGAAAGAGCGAATTGAACTATTAATGAAGGCAGCTTTTGAATTAAAGGCATCTGATCTTCACTTAACAGTTGGAGTTCCGCCAATCATGAGAATTAATGGTGATTTAAAGCAATATGGCAAAGAAGTCCTTAAGCCTAACGATACAGAAGAAATGGCCATGGCCTTACTCTCTAACCAATTAAAGGATACCTTTAAAGATCGTGGTGAGATTGATTTTTCTTATGGAATTCCAAATGTTTCGCGCTTTCGGATTAATGCCTATCACCAACGCTCATGTGTTAGTTTGGCAATTCGAATAATTCCAACCAAAATTCCATCGTTAGAAGAATTAAATATGCCAGAAATACTAAAGAAAGTTGCGACAATTCCCCAAGGGTTAATCCTAGTAACAGGACCAACTGGAAGTGGGAAGTCTACAACGCTTGCAGCAATTATTGATTATTTAAACCATACTTCTAGAAAGCATATTATGACACTTGAAGATCCGATCGAATATTTGCATAAGCACCATTATTGCATCATTAACCAACGCGAGGTTGGCTTTGATACGAATAATTTTGCCAATGCATTAAGAGCGGCACTTAGACAAGATCCTGATGTCATTTTGGTGGGAGAAATGCGCGACTTAGAAACGATTAGTACGGCCATTACAGCAGCGGAAACAGGTCATTTAGTTTTAGGAACATTACATACAACTGATGCTCCTGCAACCATAGACCGAGTCATTGATGTATTTCCGCCAAGTCAACAACCGCAAATTCGAATTCAATTAGCGTCTGTATTAAAAGCGATCGTCTCTCAACGATTATTCCCAACAATAGATAAAACAGGACGTTGTGCAGCAACTGAAATTTTAATCAATAACTCGGCGATTGCCAATTTAATCCGAAATGAAAAGATCCATCAAATCCATAATATTATGCAAACAAGTAAAGCAAACGGGATGCATACATTAGAAATGTCGATCAAGAGCTTAATACAGCAAGAGTTGATCTCAAAAGAAGTTGCAGCTCCTTACCTAGTAGAAAGGGAGCAGTAA
- a CDS encoding GspE/PulE family protein has translation MSKVRKRLGDILVEAGLITEEQLQQALKEKTEKQKLGDALLQQGFITEQQLIEVLEFQLGIPHVSLYRYPIDPKMTSFIPKDTATRNLIMPLKQEGDKILVAMADPMDFFVIDDLRLSTGFQIEAAIATKDDILRAINKYYDFDDSVEELMESKQIEKEQEETVTNEDSPIVKLVNQILQRAVQQKASDIHFDAQETKVAIRYRIDGVLKTERTLPKHMQNMLIARIKIMSNLNITETRVPQDGRIKASIDFHPIDLRVSTLPTVYGEKVVMRILDLGNSLNDIDKLGFNKINYQRFMSMIKRPTGIVLITGPTGSGKSSTLYAALNKLNSEEVNIITVEDPVEYQLEGINQIQVNANVGMTFAKGLRAILRQDPDVVMVGEIRDKETAEISIRASLTGHLVLSTLHTNDTISTVTRLVDMGLEPFLVASSVTGIVAQRLVRRICRDCKTEQELTVRETQIFAKRGIKAEKVYKGKGCPTCNMTGYKGRLAIHEILVIDDAIQKMIMNNRPVHEIRDYAMKVGTIFLVDDGLIKVKQGLTTTEEILRVVTE, from the coding sequence ATGTCAAAAGTTCGTAAACGGCTAGGTGATATATTAGTAGAAGCGGGACTAATTACAGAGGAACAGTTGCAGCAGGCTTTAAAGGAAAAAACAGAAAAGCAAAAGCTTGGTGACGCACTCTTACAACAAGGCTTTATTACGGAACAACAGTTAATCGAAGTCTTGGAGTTCCAATTAGGAATACCGCATGTGAGTTTATATCGTTATCCTATTGATCCTAAAATGACTTCATTTATTCCAAAAGATACGGCAACAAGAAATTTAATTATGCCACTAAAACAAGAAGGCGATAAAATTCTTGTGGCAATGGCTGATCCTATGGATTTCTTCGTCATAGATGATCTACGGCTATCAACTGGTTTTCAGATTGAAGCTGCGATTGCGACAAAAGATGATATCCTCCGGGCAATTAATAAGTATTATGATTTTGATGACTCTGTGGAAGAGTTAATGGAATCAAAACAGATCGAAAAAGAGCAAGAAGAAACGGTCACAAATGAAGACTCACCAATTGTTAAATTAGTCAATCAAATTCTACAACGAGCAGTTCAACAAAAGGCTAGTGATATTCACTTTGATGCTCAGGAGACAAAAGTCGCAATAAGGTATCGAATTGATGGAGTGTTAAAGACAGAACGGACACTTCCAAAACACATGCAAAATATGCTCATTGCCCGAATTAAGATTATGTCAAACCTTAACATTACTGAAACTCGTGTTCCTCAAGATGGACGGATAAAGGCTTCGATTGATTTTCATCCAATTGATTTGCGTGTTTCTACTCTTCCAACGGTTTATGGTGAAAAAGTAGTAATGAGGATCTTAGATTTAGGGAATTCCTTAAATGATATTGATAAACTCGGGTTTAACAAAATTAATTATCAACGCTTTATGAGCATGATTAAACGACCAACAGGGATTGTTTTAATCACAGGGCCAACTGGCTCTGGGAAATCCTCGACTCTATATGCAGCATTAAACAAGTTAAATAGTGAAGAGGTAAATATTATCACTGTAGAAGATCCGGTTGAATACCAACTTGAAGGTATAAATCAAATTCAAGTAAATGCCAATGTCGGAATGACGTTTGCTAAAGGATTACGTGCAATACTTCGTCAAGATCCGGACGTTGTTATGGTCGGAGAAATTCGAGATAAAGAGACGGCTGAAATCTCCATAAGAGCATCTTTAACTGGGCATCTAGTCTTAAGTACATTACACACGAATGATACGATAAGTACAGTTACGAGATTAGTTGATATGGGCCTTGAACCGTTTCTAGTAGCTTCATCTGTAACAGGAATTGTTGCTCAGCGTCTAGTTAGACGAATTTGTCGTGACTGCAAAACAGAACAAGAGCTTACTGTTCGGGAAACCCAAATCTTTGCGAAGCGTGGTATTAAAGCTGAGAAAGTCTATAAAGGTAAAGGTTGCCCAACGTGTAATATGACTGGTTACAAAGGACGTTTAGCAATTCATGAGATTTTGGTCATTGATGATGCGATCCAGAAAATGATCATGAACAACCGTCCCGTTCACGAAATTCGTGATTATGCGATGAAGGTAGGTACGATCTTTCTGGTTGATGATGGTTTAATCAAAGTGAAACAAGGATTGACGACAACAGAGGAAATTCTTCGTGTTGTTACGGAGTAA